A single region of the Acetivibrio cellulolyticus CD2 genome encodes:
- the pta gene encoding phosphate acetyltransferase yields the protein MGFLEQIIERAKSDIKTIVLPESTDLRVVTAASMISKQGIANVVLVGDESEIKKLAGDLDLSKVKIENPQNSANFENFVTAFYELRKSKGMTIEEARKTMNNPLYYGVMMVKQGQADGMVAGAINSTGNTLRPALQILKTAPGTKLVSAFFVMVVPDCEYGHNGTFIFGDSGLVENPNADELSEIAIASASSYRQLIQVEPQVAMLSYSTYGSAKSELTEKVVKATQLAKEKAPNLALDGELQADAALVDAIAKSKAPGSKVAGKANVLIFPDLNCGNIAYKLTQRLAKAEAYGPITQGIARPVNDLSRGCSAEDIVGVAAITAVQAQKA from the coding sequence ATGGGTTTTTTAGAACAAATTATCGAAAGAGCCAAGTCTGACATTAAGACAATTGTGCTTCCGGAGAGCACAGATTTAAGGGTGGTAACAGCAGCATCTATGATTTCAAAGCAAGGTATTGCAAATGTAGTACTTGTAGGGGATGAAAGTGAGATTAAAAAGCTTGCAGGGGATCTTGACCTGTCAAAAGTTAAAATTGAGAATCCGCAAAATTCTGCAAATTTTGAAAACTTTGTTACTGCTTTTTATGAACTTAGAAAATCAAAGGGAATGACTATTGAAGAGGCAAGAAAAACAATGAACAACCCTCTTTACTATGGAGTTATGATGGTTAAACAGGGACAGGCAGATGGTATGGTAGCCGGTGCAATAAACTCAACCGGTAATACATTAAGACCTGCTCTTCAGATATTGAAAACTGCACCAGGTACAAAGCTGGTATCAGCATTTTTCGTCATGGTAGTTCCGGATTGTGAATATGGACATAACGGAACTTTCATATTTGGAGATTCCGGGCTGGTTGAAAATCCTAATGCAGATGAACTCTCTGAAATTGCAATAGCTTCTGCAAGTTCATATAGACAATTGATACAGGTTGAACCACAGGTTGCGATGCTTTCATATTCAACATACGGAAGTGCAAAGAGTGAACTGACTGAAAAGGTTGTTAAGGCTACCCAGCTTGCAAAAGAAAAAGCACCAAATCTTGCTTTAGATGGCGAATTGCAGGCTGATGCAGCACTTGTTGACGCTATTGCGAAGTCAAAAGCCCCAGGCAGTAAAGTGGCGGGAAAAGCGAATGTTTTGATTTTCCCTGACCTTAATTGTGGTAATATTGCCTATAAGCTTACTCAAAGACTTGCAAAAGCTGAGGCATATGGTCCAATAACACAGGGTATAGCAAGACCTGTAAACGACCTGTCAAGAGGCTGCAGCGCGGAAGATATTGTTGGGGTTGCAGCAATTACTGCAGTTCAGGCTCAAAAAGCATAA
- a CDS encoding acetate kinase, translating to MKVLVINTGSSSLKYQLIDMTNESVLAKGVCDRIGLEHSFLKHSKVGSDTVVIEKDLYNHKIAVQEVLSALTDSKTGVIKSMDEISAVGHRIVHGGEKFKESVIIDKKVMDAVKECIELAPLHNPSNIVGIEACQQIMPNIPMVAVFDTAFHQTMPSQAYIYALPYELYEKYRLRKYGFHGTSHKYVAYRAAEMLGKPIEELKLVTCHLGNGASVCAVKNGKSIETSMGFTPLQGLCMGTRSGSIDPDIISFLMKKEKMTISDISDFLNKKSGVLGVSGVSSDFRDVQAAAEAGNDRAMLALDIFCYRVKRFIGDYIGLMNGADAVIFTAGIGENNGLIREKVVSDMDFLGIKIDPEKNTVIGKEIDISAADAKVKTLVVPTNEELAIARETIKLLK from the coding sequence ATGAAGGTTTTAGTTATAAATACAGGTAGTTCTTCATTAAAGTATCAGCTTATTGATATGACAAATGAAAGCGTTCTTGCAAAGGGAGTTTGTGACAGGATTGGCCTTGAACATTCATTCCTTAAGCATTCAAAAGTCGGAAGTGATACAGTTGTAATTGAAAAGGATTTATACAATCACAAAATTGCTGTACAGGAGGTGTTAAGTGCTCTTACTGACAGTAAAACAGGTGTTATAAAGAGCATGGATGAGATATCTGCTGTTGGACATCGTATAGTTCATGGAGGAGAAAAATTCAAGGAATCCGTTATAATTGACAAAAAAGTAATGGATGCAGTAAAAGAGTGTATAGAGCTTGCACCTTTGCATAATCCTTCAAATATTGTAGGAATCGAAGCTTGTCAACAGATTATGCCAAACATTCCTATGGTAGCAGTTTTTGATACTGCATTTCATCAAACAATGCCAAGCCAGGCATATATATATGCCCTTCCATATGAATTATACGAGAAATACCGCTTAAGGAAATATGGATTCCATGGTACTTCACACAAATATGTAGCTTATAGAGCAGCTGAAATGCTTGGAAAACCTATAGAAGAATTAAAATTAGTTACCTGTCACTTGGGCAATGGTGCAAGTGTATGTGCTGTTAAAAACGGAAAGTCTATAGAAACCTCAATGGGATTCACTCCTCTTCAAGGTTTGTGTATGGGTACAAGAAGCGGATCTATTGACCCGGATATTATATCATTCCTAATGAAAAAAGAAAAAATGACTATTAGTGACATAAGCGATTTTCTAAATAAGAAATCAGGGGTACTTGGAGTTTCAGGTGTAAGCAGTGACTTCAGGGATGTTCAGGCAGCAGCTGAGGCTGGAAATGACAGGGCGATGCTTGCTTTGGATATATTCTGTTATAGGGTAAAACGCTTTATTGGCGATTATATAGGATTAATGAATGGTGCGGATGCAGTAATATTTACAGCTGGAATTGGTGAAAACAATGGGCTTATAAGAGAAAAAGTAGTAAGTGATATGGATTTCTTGGGAATAAAGATAGACCCTGAAAAGAATACTGTAATTGGTAAGGAAATAGATATAAGCGCTGCTGATGCAAAAGTTAAGACGCTTGTAGTTCCTACTAACGAAGAGCTTGCAATTGCAAGAGAAACTATAAAACTATTGAAATAG
- a CDS encoding DUF512 domain-containing protein produces MKEQIIPVKSVLPGSIAEEAGIEAGDAILSINGEKIRDIFDYRFLITEENLLIEISKRDGEIWEVEIEKEEYEDLGIEFESLMIDEAKSCMNKCIFCFIDQLPKGMRDTLYFKDDDSRLSFFMGNYVTLTNMSFDDIDRIIKYRMSPINVSVHTTNPDLRVLMLKNKNAGDVMLKIQKLIDGGIEVNCQIVLCAGINDGEELDRSISELASLYPGVNSISIVPVGITRYREGLSSLKPYDMDSSLKVIKQVEGWQRTFLKKYGSRITYIADEFYIMSGEKLPDYEAYEDFPQIENGVGLIAQLKQEFLECLEEIDYELLELRSVSIATGVSSYEYIREMSETLEDKYKKLKINIYKIENSFFGKNVTVTGLLTGQDIYEQLNDKELGSELLISRSMLRSGEQIFLDDYSVSDLEEKLNIKIIIVENSGKDFIEKIVGKTL; encoded by the coding sequence TTGAAAGAACAGATTATACCTGTGAAGAGTGTTTTGCCAGGAAGCATTGCAGAAGAAGCCGGAATTGAGGCAGGGGACGCAATCTTAAGTATAAACGGTGAAAAAATACGAGATATTTTTGATTACAGATTTTTGATTACAGAAGAAAATTTGTTAATTGAGATCTCGAAGCGAGATGGCGAAATATGGGAAGTAGAAATTGAGAAAGAAGAGTATGAAGATCTTGGAATTGAATTTGAGAGCCTGATGATTGATGAAGCGAAAAGCTGCATGAATAAGTGTATTTTTTGCTTTATTGACCAACTTCCCAAAGGTATGAGGGATACTCTCTACTTTAAGGATGATGATTCCAGACTTTCATTTTTTATGGGTAATTATGTTACTCTTACAAATATGAGTTTTGATGATATAGACAGGATAATAAAGTATAGAATGTCTCCTATCAATGTGTCTGTTCATACTACAAATCCCGACCTTAGAGTATTAATGCTTAAAAATAAAAATGCCGGTGACGTCATGCTAAAGATACAAAAGCTGATTGATGGCGGAATTGAAGTCAACTGTCAGATAGTTTTATGTGCGGGAATTAATGACGGGGAGGAGCTTGACAGGTCGATTAGTGAACTGGCATCTCTTTATCCGGGGGTTAATAGTATTTCTATCGTTCCAGTGGGCATTACAAGATATAGGGAAGGGCTCAGTTCTCTAAAGCCTTATGATATGGATTCATCCTTAAAGGTAATAAAGCAGGTGGAAGGCTGGCAGAGAACTTTTCTAAAGAAGTATGGTTCCAGGATTACATATATTGCTGATGAATTTTATATTATGTCAGGAGAGAAGCTTCCAGATTATGAGGCATATGAGGATTTCCCTCAGATTGAAAATGGAGTCGGATTAATTGCTCAATTAAAGCAGGAGTTTTTAGAATGCCTTGAAGAAATTGATTATGAACTGCTTGAGTTAAGAAGCGTTAGTATAGCTACAGGAGTTTCTTCTTATGAATATATAAGGGAGATGTCGGAAACACTTGAAGATAAATACAAAAAATTGAAAATTAATATTTATAAAATAGAAAATAGTTTTTTTGGGAAAAATGTTACAGTAACAGGTTTACTTACAGGGCAAGATATATATGAACAGTTAAATGACAAGGAACTGGGAAGCGAGCTGTTAATTTCAAGATCAATGCTGAGGTCGGGTGAACAGATTTTCCTTGATGATTACAGTGTGAGTGATCTTGAAGAAAAATTAAATATTAAAATAATTATTGTTGAAAATAGTGGTAAAGATTTTATTGAGAAAATAGTGGGAAAAACTTTATAA
- a CDS encoding sensor histidine kinase, with translation MKKGIGLLYIIFRDISMLVTFVLALYLERAVGSRFYLMLLIFTLLFSWLHVREVFKGKFEKFLPYSFVLDVLMLVMLDESSKYLVNHYFNVYYFYVLIAAGFMLKEKSMLFVSLGVILAAFIKYSRFFEAVFCGNKPANMTFIVSYIFFTFMVFITVGVFFNYSRMLSEQKEKLDELNRELTGANSLLEEKNRKIKELTIFEERNRIAHEIHDSVGHNLTGLIMNLDFCKKIVETNPSGVAEYLGKSRQIAKECLEDIRKSVRALKNAEVEQLTLIKSIEELVESSVDKFNIEVLLDIKGEKFNTQPEFNLAVYRACQEAITNSIRHGMADKVEISIIYGKREFSMFIKDNGTGAKELNYGTGLTGMMERFGLYNGVVSFYKNGGFMINISVPMEGIINE, from the coding sequence GTGAAAAAAGGAATTGGACTGCTGTATATAATCTTTCGTGATATATCAATGCTGGTTACATTTGTTTTAGCACTTTACCTTGAACGGGCAGTAGGCAGCAGGTTTTATTTGATGCTGCTAATTTTTACGTTGCTTTTTAGCTGGCTGCATGTAAGGGAAGTATTTAAAGGCAAATTTGAAAAGTTTTTGCCATATTCCTTTGTTCTTGACGTTTTGATGCTGGTAATGCTTGATGAGAGTTCAAAATACCTTGTTAATCACTACTTTAATGTTTATTACTTTTACGTTCTGATTGCAGCGGGTTTTATGTTAAAGGAAAAGAGCATGCTTTTTGTCAGCTTGGGGGTAATACTTGCTGCATTTATCAAGTACAGTAGGTTTTTTGAAGCAGTTTTCTGTGGGAACAAGCCAGCAAATATGACTTTTATCGTTTCATACATTTTCTTTACATTTATGGTGTTTATTACTGTAGGGGTGTTTTTTAACTACTCCAGAATGCTTTCGGAACAAAAAGAAAAACTAGATGAACTGAATAGAGAACTGACTGGTGCAAACTCCTTGCTGGAAGAAAAAAATAGAAAAATAAAGGAGCTTACCATATTTGAAGAGCGAAATCGTATAGCCCATGAGATTCATGATAGTGTCGGCCATAATCTTACCGGATTAATTATGAATCTGGATTTTTGCAAAAAGATAGTGGAAACCAACCCGTCAGGTGTTGCGGAATACTTGGGGAAGAGCAGGCAAATTGCCAAGGAATGTCTTGAGGATATAAGAAAATCTGTAAGAGCATTAAAGAATGCAGAGGTTGAACAGCTTACATTGATAAAGTCTATTGAAGAACTAGTGGAGAGTTCGGTTGATAAGTTTAATATAGAAGTTTTGCTTGATATTAAAGGTGAGAAATTTAACACTCAGCCGGAATTTAATCTTGCGGTTTATAGAGCTTGTCAGGAGGCCATAACAAATTCTATAAGACATGGCATGGCTGATAAGGTTGAGATAAGCATAATATATGGTAAAAGAGAGTTTTCAATGTTCATTAAGGATAACGGTACGGGAGCCAAAGAACTTAATTATGGAACAGGTCTTACAGGTATGATGGAAAGGTTCGGGCTTTACAATGGGGTTGTTAGTTTTTACAAGAACGGCGGTTTTATGATAAATATATCTGTTCCTATGGAGGGAATAATTAATGAGTAG
- a CDS encoding ABC transporter permease, with the protein MILQIALKDLKVIFRDRKALAIMLLMPAAIMLILGSALNPMFESTLAIEKFSIAVVDKDGSQNSQYFYQNVLRGQMADMFETFVVSEEKANDMLKKEIVPSIIIIPDEFEENISNKRPVEIEVKSSVNDIYKTNIVKTVAEGYANGFSRSNTVANVLEETLKDKLNTIDKPFSNMSDRDALMLDLGSKLEDNLIEFNEADQQKNKIVTGMQYYCAGMLLMFVLFGVSNGVRNMIEERETKTLGRLMTTKAGKASILAGKFLGLLFITLTQALILILFTAIVYRVNWGNSIGGILIVTISCVFAASGLGMMIAAIAKSSKTVEGISQMVIQSFTLLGGGMIPIYIMPDAVKTLSKLTVNWWAVNGYYDLMLGSSVMTVLPYCGVLVLMGIVYLAVGIFRFKT; encoded by the coding sequence ATGATCTTACAAATAGCGTTAAAGGACCTTAAAGTTATTTTCAGAGACAGAAAAGCTCTTGCCATAATGCTGCTTATGCCTGCTGCAATTATGTTGATTCTGGGTTCTGCCTTAAATCCAATGTTCGAAAGCACTCTTGCTATTGAAAAGTTTTCGATTGCTGTTGTTGACAAGGACGGAAGCCAGAATTCACAGTATTTTTACCAGAATGTGCTCAGGGGTCAGATGGCAGATATGTTTGAAACTTTTGTAGTTAGTGAAGAAAAAGCTAATGACATGTTAAAAAAAGAAATTGTTCCTTCAATAATTATTATTCCTGATGAATTTGAAGAAAATATCTCAAATAAACGGCCTGTTGAGATTGAAGTTAAATCAAGTGTGAATGACATTTATAAGACAAACATTGTAAAAACTGTAGCTGAAGGATATGCAAATGGTTTCTCAAGATCCAATACAGTTGCCAATGTGCTGGAAGAAACACTAAAAGATAAATTGAATACGATTGATAAGCCTTTTAGCAACATGTCTGACAGGGATGCACTTATGTTGGACCTTGGAAGTAAGTTAGAGGATAATCTTATTGAGTTTAATGAAGCTGATCAGCAAAAAAACAAAATTGTAACAGGTATGCAGTATTATTGTGCAGGAATGTTGTTGATGTTTGTTTTGTTTGGAGTAAGCAATGGTGTCAGAAATATGATTGAAGAACGGGAAACAAAGACTTTAGGAAGGCTGATGACAACTAAAGCAGGAAAAGCTTCTATTCTTGCGGGTAAGTTTTTGGGATTGCTGTTTATTACCCTCACACAAGCCTTAATACTGATACTTTTTACTGCTATTGTATATCGGGTAAACTGGGGAAATTCTATTGGGGGAATACTTATTGTCACAATAAGCTGTGTTTTTGCAGCATCAGGCCTTGGCATGATGATAGCTGCCATAGCTAAATCATCTAAAACAGTAGAAGGAATATCGCAGATGGTAATACAGAGTTTTACACTTTTAGGTGGTGGGATGATACCAATATATATAATGCCGGATGCTGTTAAAACTTTGTCTAAACTTACTGTGAACTGGTGGGCTGTAAACGGATATTACGATTTAATGTTGGGAAGCAGTGTTATGACGGTTTTGCCATATTGTGGTGTTTTGGTTTTAATGGGAATTGTTTACCTTGCAGTTGGAATATTCAGGTTTAAGACCTAA
- a CDS encoding daunorubicin resistance protein DrrA family ABC transporter ATP-binding protein, whose amino-acid sequence MGLIEIKNVRKSYGSLNAVDNVSLNINEGEIFGLLGPNGAGKSTLISILCTLLPPDSGEILVNNHDLKKSSAEIKKVLGLVPQEIALYPTLTARENLMFWGRMYGVGGKLLRERVDEALEMAGLKDRAKEVIESYSGGMKRRINIAAALLHHPKIVIMDEPTVGIDPQSRNHILETVIKLNKEGMTVIYTSHYMEEVEFLCSRIAIMDHGKVIASGSKEDLQKLVGSNDTINISMTNMKASVEGELRKIEGVMNLTMVDGNLSIAVQSVDAVLAKIISTLDAHKCKIQTIDIKQPNLESVFLHLTGRALRD is encoded by the coding sequence ATGGGATTAATAGAAATCAAAAATGTGAGAAAAAGCTATGGAAGCCTTAACGCTGTTGATAATGTAAGTCTTAATATTAATGAAGGTGAAATATTTGGACTTTTGGGACCTAATGGAGCAGGGAAATCTACCCTGATATCTATTCTTTGTACACTTCTTCCACCTGACAGTGGTGAAATATTGGTGAACAATCACGATTTAAAAAAAAGTTCTGCTGAAATAAAAAAAGTTCTCGGGCTTGTACCTCAGGAAATAGCATTATATCCTACGCTTACAGCAAGAGAAAACCTAATGTTCTGGGGAAGAATGTACGGAGTTGGTGGAAAGCTTCTTCGAGAGAGGGTTGATGAAGCACTTGAAATGGCAGGTCTTAAAGATAGGGCAAAGGAAGTTATTGAGTCATATTCCGGCGGAATGAAAAGAAGGATAAATATAGCTGCGGCATTGCTGCATCATCCTAAGATAGTAATTATGGATGAGCCGACAGTCGGTATTGACCCGCAATCACGAAACCATATATTAGAGACGGTTATAAAGCTTAACAAGGAAGGAATGACCGTAATATATACAAGTCACTATATGGAGGAAGTTGAGTTCCTATGTTCAAGAATTGCGATTATGGATCATGGAAAAGTGATAGCTTCCGGCAGTAAGGAAGACTTGCAAAAACTTGTTGGAAGTAACGACACTATAAATATTTCCATGACTAATATGAAAGCTTCTGTAGAAGGAGAATTAAGAAAAATAGAGGGAGTTATGAATTTGACTATGGTTGACGGTAATCTGAGTATTGCCGTCCAAAGTGTTGATGCAGTCCTGGCTAAGATTATTTCAACTTTAGATGCACATAAGTGTAAAATTCAAACTATAGATATAAAACAGCCAAACCTTGAAAGCGTGTTTTTGCATCTTACAGGAAGAGCTTTAAGAGATTAG
- the rpmF gene encoding 50S ribosomal protein L32 — MANPKRKWSKARTGSRRAHWKLSAPNLVECPQCHDLKMPHRVCKQCGFYDGKEVIKVGS, encoded by the coding sequence ATGGCAAATCCAAAACGTAAATGGTCTAAGGCAAGAACAGGTAGTAGAAGAGCTCACTGGAAGTTATCGGCACCTAATTTGGTAGAGTGTCCGCAGTGTCACGATCTAAAGATGCCTCACAGAGTTTGTAAGCAATGCGGTTTTTATGATGGTAAAGAGGTTATTAAAGTTGGATCCTAA
- a CDS encoding YceD family protein, translating into MKVDISNILKVNGASLDVELEEVLEDFTALGDEFIFDSPVKFKCRFTNMGGIVKLEGHFTTGYVVKCSRCLNDVRSLVEADLKEEFAEEGQIKDDDSYEYTDKVIVLDKVLKDNIILNLPAKQICSEDCKGLCPECGTDLNNETCSCSKEELDPRMEALKDFFKN; encoded by the coding sequence ATGAAGGTTGATATATCAAATATACTTAAGGTAAATGGAGCATCGTTAGATGTTGAGCTTGAAGAAGTGCTTGAAGACTTTACAGCATTAGGTGACGAATTTATTTTTGATTCACCTGTCAAGTTCAAATGCAGATTTACGAATATGGGCGGCATTGTGAAACTGGAGGGGCATTTTACGACCGGGTACGTGGTTAAGTGCTCAAGATGTTTAAATGATGTCAGGTCATTAGTAGAAGCAGACCTTAAGGAAGAGTTTGCTGAAGAGGGGCAAATCAAGGACGATGACAGTTATGAATATACAGATAAAGTCATTGTGCTTGATAAGGTTTTGAAAGATAATATAATCTTAAATCTCCCTGCTAAGCAGATATGTAGCGAAGACTGCAAAGGTTTATGCCCGGAGTGCGGTACTGATCTTAATAATGAGACATGCAGCTGCAGCAAGGAGGAATTAGACCCTCGTATGGAAGCTCTTAAGGATTTCTTTAAAAATTAG
- a CDS encoding ABC transporter permease, producing the protein MRILSIVKYDFIKLLRNKAALILMIVLPVLVIFFIGLAYGNTGESTEKSKIPVGIVNYDNSEMVAELMERFGKNDTIRVVEMKEDELTESVRNASVEMGFIIPDGFEDKVLAGKKPEMQLLKLPASADYGAVEGVWNEAFSKMRMSDITARYVVDKIGNISAENEGIVISKFAEKMDNELAKAPIISVRETRVSGDTQSTDYNAKNSSIIGIVVMFIMFSVVFGIGDILEEKKNYTWNRLNTTPTSRTTVMLGKVIGEFLKGWSQIAILMLFGKFVMGVDWGDSLFSNFLIFSVYLLCVTGLGILLATLVKTNAQLGAYGSIVIVTTSMLSGCYWPLELVPEFMQKLAMFFPQYWVVSGLKNTVNANLGIGSVVIPLLVLILMGLVFFILAIMSEMLKGGINRLNKRES; encoded by the coding sequence ATGAGAATACTAAGTATTGTGAAATATGATTTTATAAAGCTTTTGAGGAATAAGGCAGCTTTGATTCTCATGATAGTGCTGCCGGTGCTGGTAATCTTTTTTATTGGATTGGCATATGGCAATACAGGAGAATCAACTGAAAAATCCAAAATTCCTGTGGGAATTGTTAATTACGATAACAGTGAAATGGTAGCTGAGCTTATGGAAAGATTTGGAAAGAATGATACCATCAGAGTAGTGGAGATGAAAGAGGATGAACTGACTGAAAGTGTCAGAAATGCCTCTGTTGAAATGGGATTTATAATTCCGGATGGCTTTGAAGATAAGGTTTTAGCTGGGAAAAAACCTGAAATGCAGCTGTTAAAGCTCCCTGCATCGGCCGATTATGGAGCAGTAGAAGGAGTGTGGAATGAAGCTTTTAGTAAGATGCGTATGTCTGATATTACAGCACGTTATGTAGTGGATAAGATTGGAAACATAAGCGCTGAAAATGAGGGAATAGTAATTTCAAAGTTTGCAGAAAAAATGGATAATGAGCTTGCAAAAGCACCCATTATTTCCGTTAGGGAGACAAGAGTTTCAGGTGATACTCAGAGTACCGATTATAACGCAAAAAATAGTAGTATAATTGGTATAGTGGTTATGTTTATTATGTTTTCTGTTGTGTTTGGTATAGGAGATATACTGGAGGAAAAGAAAAATTATACATGGAATAGATTAAATACAACTCCAACAAGCAGAACTACGGTAATGCTTGGTAAGGTTATAGGAGAATTTCTTAAAGGGTGGTCTCAGATAGCAATACTGATGCTGTTTGGTAAATTTGTAATGGGAGTTGATTGGGGAGATTCCCTTTTCTCGAATTTTCTTATATTCAGTGTATATCTTTTATGTGTGACAGGACTCGGAATTCTTTTAGCAACGTTAGTGAAAACTAATGCTCAGTTGGGAGCATATGGATCTATAGTGATTGTAACCACATCAATGCTTTCTGGATGTTACTGGCCATTAGAACTTGTTCCTGAGTTTATGCAGAAGCTGGCTATGTTTTTTCCTCAATATTGGGTAGTGAGTGGACTCAAAAACACTGTAAATGCAAACTTGGGAATTGGCTCGGTTGTTATTCCTTTGCTGGTATTGATTTTAATGGGTTTAGTATTTTTTATACTTGCTATAATGAGTGAAATGCTTAAGGGTGGGATTAATAGACTAAATAAAAGAGAAAGTTGA
- a CDS encoding response regulator, which translates to MSRIKVLIVDDQPVVRDGLKMILSLDSEIEVAATASNGQEALDLCNSGIDVVLMDIRMPVMDGVKTTKLIKESFPKVKIIILTTFNDDQYIFEALKNGASSYLLKDVESEEIINTIKVIYSGGAVLHNNIAAKLVNRLSESQDSANQLEELTSREHEIAKLVAEALSNKEIAAKLFITEGTVKNHITNILSKLDLNHRTKIALYVIENNL; encoded by the coding sequence ATGAGTAGAATAAAAGTTTTAATAGTTGATGACCAACCGGTTGTTAGAGATGGGCTTAAAATGATACTATCTTTAGATAGCGAAATTGAAGTTGCAGCGACGGCATCTAACGGTCAAGAAGCTCTTGACCTTTGTAATAGTGGTATTGATGTTGTACTGATGGATATTAGGATGCCCGTTATGGATGGTGTTAAAACTACAAAATTGATAAAGGAATCATTTCCAAAGGTTAAAATAATAATTTTGACAACATTTAATGACGATCAATATATTTTTGAAGCGTTAAAAAATGGAGCAAGCAGTTACTTGCTAAAAGATGTTGAGTCAGAGGAAATTATAAATACCATAAAAGTTATATACTCAGGGGGGGCTGTTCTGCATAACAATATTGCAGCCAAACTTGTAAACAGACTCTCTGAAAGTCAGGATAGTGCTAATCAACTTGAGGAGTTAACTTCAAGGGAACATGAAATAGCAAAGCTTGTTGCGGAAGCTCTTTCGAATAAAGAGATTGCTGCAAAGCTTTTTATTACTGAAGGAACTGTCAAAAATCATATTACCAATATACTTTCAAAATTGGATCTTAATCACAGAACGAAGATTGCTCTATACGTAATCGAAAACAATTTATAA